A section of the Phycisphaeraceae bacterium genome encodes:
- a CDS encoding phosphoglycerate kinase: protein MAKKTIADVEVQGKRVLMRVDFNVPMEDGRITDDRRIRMALESIRSVVTRGGRLILLSHLGRPEGSGVEPEFSLKPVAARLGELLHKPVAFAEDCVGDDARAQALSLHDGQVLLLENVRFHKEEKKGDPRFAAQIAAMGDIYCNDAFGTAHRDDASMVALPQAMAGKPRVVGFLMQKEIQFLKDAIEKPQRPFTAILGGAKVSDKIPVITNLLNIVDKIIIGGAMAYTFFRAQGKTTGSSKIEPDMVDKARGMLAAAAGKIVLPVDTHCGDDFKPDCNKKVFEGNIDEGWGGFDLGPKSIELFKKEISGARTIVWNGPMGVFEMPPFDKGTRAVAHAVADATRAGAVTIIGGGDSAAAIEEFGLSEQVSHVSTGGGASLEMLEGRKFNSVELLDNK from the coding sequence ATGGCCAAGAAAACGATCGCCGACGTGGAAGTTCAGGGTAAGCGCGTGCTGATGCGCGTCGATTTCAACGTGCCGATGGAGGACGGACGGATCACCGATGACCGCCGCATCCGTATGGCTCTCGAATCCATCCGCAGCGTGGTGACACGAGGCGGGCGGCTCATCCTGCTGAGCCATCTTGGGCGACCGGAAGGCTCCGGCGTCGAGCCGGAATTTTCCCTCAAACCTGTCGCGGCACGGTTGGGTGAACTGCTGCACAAGCCCGTCGCTTTTGCCGAGGATTGCGTCGGTGACGACGCCCGGGCGCAGGCTCTTTCGCTGCATGACGGTCAGGTGCTGCTGCTGGAAAACGTCCGCTTTCACAAAGAGGAAAAGAAGGGCGATCCGCGCTTTGCCGCCCAGATCGCAGCGATGGGTGACATCTACTGCAACGACGCCTTCGGCACCGCGCACCGCGATGATGCGTCGATGGTGGCTCTCCCGCAGGCGATGGCGGGCAAGCCGCGCGTCGTCGGCTTCCTCATGCAGAAGGAAATTCAATTCCTCAAGGACGCCATCGAAAAACCGCAGCGGCCATTCACCGCCATCCTCGGCGGCGCGAAAGTCTCCGACAAAATCCCTGTCATCACCAACCTGCTCAACATCGTGGACAAAATCATCATCGGCGGGGCGATGGCGTACACCTTTTTCCGCGCCCAGGGCAAGACGACCGGCAGCAGCAAGATCGAGCCGGACATGGTGGACAAGGCCCGCGGAATGCTGGCCGCCGCCGCCGGGAAAATCGTCCTGCCCGTGGACACCCACTGCGGCGACGACTTCAAGCCCGACTGCAACAAAAAAGTATTCGAGGGCAACATCGACGAAGGGTGGGGCGGGTTCGACCTTGGCCCCAAATCTATCGAGCTTTTCAAAAAGGAAATCAGCGGCGCACGGACGATTGTCTGGAACGGCCCGATGGGAGTCTTTGAGATGCCCCCGTTTGACAAGGGCACCCGTGCCGTCGCCCACGCCGTCGCCGACGCCACCCGCGCCGGTGCGGTGACGATCATCGGCGGCGGTGACAGCGCAGCGGCCATCGAGGAGTTCGGACTCTCCGAACAGGTCAGCCACGTCTCCACCGGCGGGGGGGCAAGCCTCGAAATGCTCGAAGGCAGAAAATTCAACAGCGTCGAATTGCTCGACAACAAATAG
- the rpe gene encoding ribulose-phosphate 3-epimerase: MLDPAVKPARPLIAASILSADFGRMADECRDVLDRGADLLHIDVMDGHFVPNLTMGVDMVRALRRHFPDVFLDCHLMVEKPEMYIDMFAQAGANNFTFHLEVSHPTRSGGIDADDLIRRIHARGMKAGMAVNPHTIPNGLASFLTQLDVVLVMSVNPGRSGQKFIPDVLHKVEWLKSRIASHTRLEIDGGINPQTVGSAVRAGADMLVTASALFGASDRSAVIRALHEAG; encoded by the coding sequence ATGCTCGATCCGGCTGTCAAACCTGCCCGCCCGCTCATCGCTGCGTCGATCCTCAGCGCGGACTTTGGCCGCATGGCCGACGAATGCCGCGATGTCCTCGACCGCGGCGCGGACCTGCTGCACATCGACGTGATGGACGGCCACTTCGTCCCCAACCTCACCATGGGTGTGGATATGGTGCGCGCGCTTCGCCGACATTTCCCCGATGTGTTTCTGGACTGTCACCTGATGGTCGAAAAGCCGGAGATGTATATCGACATGTTTGCGCAGGCGGGGGCGAACAACTTTACCTTTCACCTCGAAGTGAGCCACCCGACGCGCAGCGGCGGCATCGACGCCGACGACCTGATCCGACGCATCCACGCACGGGGCATGAAGGCAGGAATGGCGGTCAATCCTCACACCATCCCAAATGGATTGGCGTCCTTTCTCACCCAGCTCGACGTGGTGCTGGTCATGAGCGTCAACCCCGGCAGGTCAGGACAGAAATTCATCCCCGATGTCCTGCACAAGGTGGAATGGCTCAAGAGCCGCATCGCCAGCCACACGCGGCTGGAGATCGACGGGGGAATCAACCCGCAAACGGTCGGCTCAGCGGTGCGCGCCGGAGCCGACATGCTGGTGACCGCTTCGGCT